A region from the Acinonyx jubatus isolate Ajub_Pintada_27869175 chromosome C2, VMU_Ajub_asm_v1.0, whole genome shotgun sequence genome encodes:
- the GASK1A gene encoding Golgi-associated kinase 1A, translated as MASWLWRKLRGKRRLVMAFCLLVTLSAVAVTRFPPQHPATGPDPGPMEPQEVTGALGSHSQQALSSSWRQRARDLGLWRGWALPSPMCAGEQGHRGPVDRSRKSLGGDSRRPGRVRRDITLASLGDLRLSTRRLVLLGEDEVRSPGAKDLGPPWHDGLIREAQNETGTLVGPLTGHGMTALQAWKATAGPTLRSHPAEGRNLPGLTGGRQTGHPTPSAGAPRWPGSVGELQGSVWCEAETPGLLPSLRTSGQAPPWLTEHDVQMLRLLAQGEVVGKARVPGHGQVLQVGFSNAGASRDMSSGLSHLCSQGLCGLIKRPGDLLEVLAFHVDRVLGLHRSLPAVARNFRSSLLPYRYTDGSTRPVIWWAPDVQHLGDPDDDQNSLSLGWLQYQALLARGCSWPSQAPCLGLHHAEWARLALFDFLLQVHDRLDRYCCGFEPEPSDPCVEEGLREKCQNPGELRLVHILVRSSDPSHLVYIDNAGNLQHPEDKLNFRLLEGIDGFPESVVKVLASGCLQNMLLKSLQMDPVFWQSQGGRLGLTQVLQTLERRGQVLLEHIRKHNLTLFQDEDS; from the exons GCGTCTTGGCTCTGGAGAAAGCTGCGGGGCAAAAGGCGGCTGGTGATGGCATTCTGCCTCCTGGTGACTCTGTCTGCGGTGGCTGTCACTCGCTTCCCCCCACAGCATCCTGCTACTGGCCCAGACCCTGGTCCCATGGAGCCCCAGGAGGTAACGGGTGCCCTTGGCTCCCACAgccagcaggctctgagctccagctgGAGGCAGCGGGCAAGAGACCTAGGGCTCTGGAGAGGCTGGGCCTTGCCTAGCCCCATGTGTGCTGGGGAGCAAGGCCACAGAGGGCCAGTGGACAGAAGCAGGAAGTCCCTGGGAGGGGACAGCAGGCGTCCAGGGAGGGTCAGGAGGGACATTACTTTGGCATCTCTAGGAGATTTGAGACTCAGTACCCGGCGTCTTGTGCTTCTGGGGGAGGATGAAGTTAGGAGTCCAGGAGCCAAAGACTTGGGTCCCCCCTGGCATGATGGTCTCATCAGAGAGGCACAGAATGAAACTGGCACCCTGGTTGGCCCCCTCACAGGACATGGCATGACGGCTTTACAGGCTTGGAAAGCTACCGCTGGACCGACCCTCCGGTCCCACCCAGCAGAAGGCAGGAATCTTCCAGGATTGACTGGTGGGCGACAAACAGGGCATCCCACACCATCTGCAGGGGCTCCTCGGTGGCCTGGCTCTGTTGGGGAGCTGCAAGGATCTGTCTGGTGTGAGGCTGAGACCCCTGGTCTGTTGCCCAGCTTGAGGACCAGTGGGCAGGCTCCCCCGTGGCTCACAGAGCATGATGTGCAAATGCTCCGGCTGTTGGCccagggggaggtggtgggcaaAGCCAGGGTGCCTGGCCATGGGCAGGTGCTGCAGGTTGGCTTCTCCAATGCGGGTGCCTCTCGGGACATGTCTTCTGGGCTCAGTCATCTCTGCTCCCAGGGGCTCTGCGGCCTGATCAAGAGGCCTGGGGACCTGCTGGAGGTCCTGGCCTTCCACGTGGACCGTGTGCTGGGGCTGCACCGGAGCCTACCTGCTGTGGCCCGGAACTTCCGGAGCTCCCTGCTGCCCTACCGATACACAGATGGCAGCACAAGGCCCGTCATCTGGTGGGCGCCCGATGTGcagcacctgggtgacccagacGATGACCAGAACTCTCTGTCCTTGGGCTGGCTCCAGTACCAGGCCTTGTTGGCACGTGGCTGCAGCTGGCCAAGCCAGGCCCCCTGCCTGGGCCTCCACCACGCCGAGTGGGCACGCCTGGCACTCTTCGACTTCCTGCTGCAG GTCCATGACCGCCTGGACCGCTACTGCTGCGGCTTTGAGCCCGAGCCGTCAGACCCCTGCGTGGAAGAGGGGCTCCGGGAGAAATGCCAGAACCCGGGCGAGCTGCGACTGGTCCACATCCTG GTCCGGAGCAGTGACCCATCCCATCTGGTCTACATCGATAACGCCGGCAACCTTCAACACCCCGAGGACAAGCTGAACTTTCGGCTGCTGGAGGGCATAGATGG GTTTCCTGAGTCTGTCGTGAAGGTTCTTGCATCAGGGTGTCTACAGAATATGCTGCTCAAGTCACTGCAGATGGACCCAGTGTTCTGGCAAAGCCAAGGCGGGAGACTGGGACTGACGCAGGTTCTCCAGACCCTGGAGCGGCGAGGACAGGTGCTGCTGGAACACATCCGGAAGCACAACCTGACACTCTTCCAGGATGAGGACTCGTGA